From Draconibacterium halophilum, one genomic window encodes:
- a CDS encoding AMP-binding protein, with protein sequence MIEKYLKQTAFTDFEDFKANYELLIPEDFNFAYDVVDGWAAKEPNKRALLWTNDKGESRSFTFDELKEITDRTAGYLSSLGIGKGDMVMAILKRRAEFWFTIIALHKIGAVIIPATHLLTKKDIIYRNNAATIKAIICDGDEQITRHVNDALPESPSIEKVVSIGPVIPEGWEDFHKGIEKAKPLQRPKEPTKNEDPLIVSFTSGTTGDPKMVVLDSVYPLAHIVTAKYWQNLHEDSLHLTIADTGWLKAVWGKLYGQWLVGASVFVYDHEKFTPSDILEVLSKYRVTSLCAPPTIFRFLIREDFAKYDLSALEWCTIAGEALNPEVYNRFLELTGIKLREGYGQSETTLSVFTSPWVEPKPGSMGLPSPHYDIDLLNSEGQSAEAGEQGQIVIRIDKQYPAGLFEGYYRNQELTDEAMSDGIYYTGDLAWKDEDGYLWFVGRADDVIKSSGYRIGPFEVESALMTHPAVVECAITGIPDEIRGQIVKATVVLAKDYKDQAGDELVKVLQAHVKEVTAPYKYPRQIEFVDELPKTISGKIRRVEIRDRDNESK encoded by the coding sequence ATGATTGAAAAATATTTAAAACAAACGGCTTTTACCGATTTTGAGGATTTTAAAGCCAATTATGAGTTACTTATTCCGGAAGATTTCAACTTTGCTTACGATGTGGTAGATGGGTGGGCCGCAAAAGAACCGAATAAACGAGCATTGCTTTGGACAAACGATAAAGGCGAAAGCCGCTCGTTTACTTTTGACGAATTGAAAGAAATTACGGATCGTACTGCCGGTTATTTATCGTCGCTGGGAATTGGGAAAGGAGATATGGTAATGGCCATTTTAAAGCGTCGTGCCGAGTTTTGGTTTACCATTATTGCATTGCATAAAATTGGCGCCGTAATTATTCCGGCCACACACTTGTTGACTAAAAAAGACATTATTTACCGTAACAATGCCGCAACAATAAAAGCCATTATTTGCGATGGTGATGAGCAGATAACAAGGCACGTAAATGATGCTTTGCCCGAGTCGCCATCAATTGAAAAGGTGGTTTCTATCGGTCCGGTAATTCCGGAAGGATGGGAAGATTTTCATAAGGGAATTGAAAAGGCAAAACCATTGCAACGCCCAAAAGAACCCACAAAAAATGAAGATCCTTTAATCGTTAGTTTTACCTCGGGAACTACTGGCGATCCGAAAATGGTGGTACTCGACAGTGTTTATCCGCTGGCACACATTGTTACTGCAAAATACTGGCAGAACCTGCACGAAGATAGCCTGCATTTAACTATTGCCGACACCGGTTGGCTAAAAGCGGTTTGGGGAAAATTATACGGACAATGGCTGGTTGGCGCTTCTGTTTTTGTGTACGATCACGAAAAATTTACGCCTTCCGATATTCTGGAAGTATTATCAAAATATCGGGTTACATCGCTTTGTGCCCCGCCAACAATTTTTAGATTCCTGATCCGGGAAGATTTTGCAAAATATGATTTGTCAGCACTTGAATGGTGTACCATTGCCGGAGAAGCTTTAAATCCCGAGGTATACAACCGGTTTCTCGAATTAACAGGAATTAAACTGCGAGAAGGATATGGACAAAGTGAAACAACCCTATCGGTATTTACTTCGCCATGGGTAGAACCAAAGCCGGGATCGATGGGACTTCCAAGTCCGCATTACGATATTGATTTGCTGAATTCAGAAGGCCAGTCTGCCGAAGCCGGAGAGCAAGGGCAAATTGTAATTCGTATCGACAAACAATATCCGGCCGGACTTTTTGAAGGCTACTATCGCAACCAGGAATTGACCGATGAAGCGATGTCGGATGGAATTTATTACACCGGCGATTTGGCCTGGAAAGATGAGGATGGTTATTTGTGGTTTGTGGGAAGAGCCGACGATGTGATAAAAAGCTCGGGGTACCGAATTGGGCCTTTTGAGGTGGAAAGTGCGCTGATGACACATCCGGCGGTGGTGGAATGTGCTATTACCGGTATTCCTGATGAAATACGAGGACAGATCGTAAAAGCGACGGTTGTTTTGGCAAAAGATTATAAAGATCAGGCCGGTGATGAATTGGTTAAGGTTTTGCAAGCTCATGTAAAAGAAGTTACCGCCCCGTATAAATATCCCAGGCAAATTGAATTTGTTGATGAATTGCCCAAAACCATTAGCGGAAAAATTCGCCGTGTAGAGATTCGTGACCGCGATAATGAATCAAAATAG
- a CDS encoding helix-turn-helix domain-containing protein, which produces MNEQIKEIALRLRGLRDMLNISIDEIATCCKVSAEEYEGYESGKNDIPIGVLENISKKYNIGLTALLFGDEPHMKSFCLTRAGQGTAMERTQAYKYQALASGFTGRKADPFIVSIEPDTEEKPIHLNSHSGQEMNYVLQGKMLLSVGGHELILNEGDSLYFDATLPHGMKALDGKTVKFLAVIL; this is translated from the coding sequence ATGAACGAACAAATTAAGGAAATAGCTTTAAGATTGAGAGGTTTACGCGATATGCTCAATATTTCTATTGATGAAATAGCAACTTGCTGCAAAGTGTCTGCCGAAGAATACGAAGGATACGAAAGTGGAAAAAACGACATTCCGATTGGCGTTCTCGAAAATATATCTAAAAAATATAACATTGGATTAACGGCATTGCTGTTTGGCGATGAGCCTCACATGAAATCATTTTGTCTAACCCGGGCGGGGCAGGGAACCGCCATGGAACGGACACAGGCATATAAATACCAGGCATTGGCATCGGGGTTTACAGGACGGAAAGCCGATCCGTTTATTGTAAGCATTGAACCGGATACCGAAGAAAAACCAATTCACTTAAATAGTCACAGCGGACAGGAAATGAACTATGTTTTGCAAGGTAAAATGTTGCTGAGTGTTGGAGGGCACGAATTAATACTGAACGAAGGAGACAGCCTTTATTTTGATGCAACACTTCCGCACGGAATGAAAGCACTGGACGGGAAAACAGTAAAATTTCTGGCTGTAATTCTATAA
- a CDS encoding GDSL-type esterase/lipase family protein: MKPLHTLSFILGVITLLAGAMWLMPDDGFEMGEMTFHMPTFSEMIIGDDVEYADVSEIISQQFEIDSLVNIEMDTTAGDTIVEVVHRADYDTLVQSIHRIEMTEQSKENLYRFFGHLKSDSLVRIMHYGDSQIEGDRITSFIRNKLQVKFGGTGVGLRPALQPYDYIFSAKQLNSDNWKRYPIYGKVDSTVEHSRYGVMGAFSRYAPLASDTIPFKDSIIYEAEMNVSKSDISYKRTREYENMRLFYGHTKRPVSVQLMARGDTVLTDTLLPDTTYAVLECELPDSTSSVTLKFSGYDGPDVYGIELASKQGVIVDNIALRGSSGTIFTKADYQHSLKMYNDLNPKFFILQFGGNVIPYIKDKKAIERYGRWFDSQIKRINSLCPDAAILVIGPSDMSTKKKDNYVTYKHLPSVVETLKQVALENNCAYWDMYQAMGGYNSMPSWVNAQPELARPDYVHFSARGARVVANMFYNALILEYNNYLEEEM, encoded by the coding sequence ATGAAGCCATTACACACATTATCATTTATTTTAGGCGTAATTACCTTGTTGGCTGGCGCAATGTGGCTGATGCCAGACGATGGTTTCGAGATGGGTGAAATGACTTTTCATATGCCAACATTCTCTGAAATGATTATTGGTGATGATGTGGAATATGCCGATGTTTCAGAAATTATCTCGCAACAATTTGAAATAGATTCACTGGTAAATATTGAAATGGATACTACAGCCGGAGATACTATTGTTGAAGTCGTTCATCGTGCAGATTATGATACGCTTGTTCAATCGATACACCGTATTGAAATGACAGAACAGAGCAAAGAAAATCTGTACCGCTTTTTTGGTCATCTGAAAAGTGATTCGCTGGTTCGGATTATGCATTACGGCGACAGCCAGATTGAAGGCGACCGGATAACATCTTTTATTCGAAACAAACTGCAGGTGAAATTTGGCGGAACAGGAGTGGGGTTGCGTCCTGCTTTGCAACCTTATGATTATATTTTTAGTGCAAAACAACTGAATTCCGATAACTGGAAACGTTATCCGATATACGGCAAAGTCGATTCTACGGTAGAGCACAGTCGTTACGGTGTGATGGGAGCCTTTTCGCGCTATGCACCATTGGCCAGCGATACCATCCCTTTTAAAGACTCAATAATTTATGAGGCTGAAATGAATGTCTCGAAATCAGATATATCATACAAACGTACCCGCGAATACGAAAATATGCGACTTTTTTACGGACACACCAAACGTCCGGTGAGTGTTCAGTTAATGGCGCGCGGCGATACCGTTCTAACGGATACACTTTTACCAGATACAACTTACGCGGTGCTGGAATGTGAATTGCCCGATTCAACATCAAGTGTAACCTTGAAATTCTCGGGTTATGATGGTCCGGATGTTTATGGAATTGAACTGGCTTCGAAGCAAGGAGTCATTGTTGATAATATCGCTCTTCGCGGAAGTTCCGGAACAATTTTTACAAAGGCAGATTACCAACATAGTCTGAAAATGTATAACGACCTGAATCCAAAATTCTTTATTCTGCAATTTGGTGGGAATGTAATTCCATACATAAAAGATAAGAAAGCAATTGAGCGCTACGGCCGCTGGTTTGACAGCCAGATAAAACGAATTAATTCTTTGTGCCCCGACGCGGCCATTCTTGTTATCGGACCAAGTGATATGTCGACAAAGAAAAAGGACAATTACGTTACCTATAAACATTTGCCCAGCGTGGTAGAAACACTAAAACAGGTGGCGCTGGAGAATAACTGTGCCTATTGGGATATGTACCAGGCAATGGGGGGTTACAACAGTATGCCGTCGTGGGTAAATGCCCAACCCGAATTGGCACGGCCCGATTATGTCCATTTCTCTGCACGTGGAGCGCGAGTGGTAGCCAACATGTTTTACAATGCATTAATTCTGGAGTATAACAATTATTTGGAGGAGGAGATGTAA
- a CDS encoding YybH family protein translates to MRKTLVISIIFLLFSNLGFTQEKITENEKEHILLLLDKQTEAWNEGDLEKFMETYWKSDKLVFMGSRGPTYGWQATLDGYKKGYPGKTAMGHLEFKILDLRKIDTKTVFLIGRYELTREIGDLIGHFTLIIQKIDGGWVIISDHSSGVS, encoded by the coding sequence ATGAGAAAGACTCTTGTAATCAGCATCATTTTTTTGCTGTTCTCCAACTTGGGATTTACACAAGAAAAAATCACGGAGAATGAAAAGGAGCATATATTGTTGTTGCTTGATAAACAGACTGAAGCCTGGAATGAAGGCGACCTCGAAAAGTTTATGGAAACCTACTGGAAATCGGATAAACTGGTATTTATGGGATCACGCGGACCAACTTACGGCTGGCAGGCAACGCTTGATGGTTACAAAAAAGGTTATCCCGGCAAAACGGCGATGGGGCATCTGGAATTTAAAATTCTGGATTTAAGGAAAATCGATACCAAAACAGTTTTTCTGATCGGACGTTATGAACTGACACGCGAGATTGGTGATCTGATCGGGCATTTTACGCTAATTATTCAGAAGATTGATGGGGGATGGGTGATTATTAGTGATCATTCCAGCGGCGTAAGCTGA
- a CDS encoding S9 family peptidase, which produces MRRIIIILFLFVQAFAFAQTKQMSLEDAVYGRYTYLSPKSMSGLQWIDDEHFSFVEDKNIVTESAKTGDQKAVVTLDELNEITGSTFRRVPSHRWISEAKLLFLSSKKHWLIDLNKKEAEYVIELPEKAKNANFSESRQFVAFTQGDDLFITLTDGITKQITNDGGNGIVNGQTVHRNEFGISGGIFNSPKGNFVAFYRKDESMVKDYPLVDFMAREAEYNPVKYPMAGMASHHVTLGIYNIETGKTTFLKTGEPLDHFLTNVAWSPDEKNIYMAELNREQNHMQLNCYNVASGEKVKTLFEESSDTYVEPLYPIQFSKVNPTEFYYLSRHDGWFHVYKYNTDGELVQQITKGEWEVTNMLGFDAKEETLFIEATIDDPLQNNIYKVDVKTGKTERLSTETGVHRGNLSPEATYLIDRWSANEVPGKVDLFSSKGGFERIIFEAENPLEEYQLGENKLVTLKTKDEKYDLHGRLILPVDFDPAKKYPVVVYVYGGPHSQLVTKGWHNQARWWQYYMAAQGYIAFTLDNRGTLNRGRAFETAIHRKLGELETEDQMQGIEYLLSLPYVDTDRIGVHGWSYGGFMTLNLKLKHPDIFKVAVAGGPVVDWSMYEIMYGERYMDMPQENPEGYNNADMSNYVISLDGKLMLIHGVQDETVVMQHSMKFLRECVKQNKQVDFFAYPAHPHNVRGKDRVHLMEKVSQYFFENL; this is translated from the coding sequence ATGCGTCGAATTATAATTATCCTGTTCCTCTTTGTTCAAGCTTTTGCTTTTGCCCAAACCAAACAAATGAGTCTGGAAGATGCCGTTTATGGGCGGTACACTTATTTGAGTCCGAAATCGATGTCCGGTTTACAATGGATAGATGATGAACATTTTTCTTTTGTTGAAGACAAAAATATCGTTACTGAATCGGCAAAAACAGGCGACCAAAAAGCTGTTGTTACGCTTGATGAACTCAATGAAATTACGGGTTCAACTTTCCGACGTGTACCATCACACCGCTGGATTAGTGAAGCAAAGCTCCTTTTTTTGTCATCAAAAAAGCACTGGTTGATTGATTTAAATAAAAAGGAAGCGGAATATGTAATTGAACTTCCGGAGAAAGCAAAAAATGCGAATTTTTCTGAATCAAGACAATTTGTGGCTTTCACGCAAGGCGATGATTTATTTATTACCCTTACTGATGGAATAACAAAACAAATTACGAACGATGGCGGAAACGGAATTGTAAACGGACAAACCGTTCACCGTAATGAGTTTGGTATTTCAGGAGGCATTTTTAATTCGCCAAAAGGAAATTTTGTGGCTTTCTACCGCAAAGATGAAAGTATGGTAAAAGATTATCCGCTGGTGGATTTTATGGCACGCGAAGCAGAATACAATCCGGTAAAATACCCAATGGCCGGAATGGCAAGTCATCATGTAACGCTGGGCATTTATAACATTGAAACTGGAAAAACAACTTTCCTAAAAACCGGAGAGCCATTGGATCATTTTCTTACGAATGTAGCGTGGTCGCCCGATGAGAAAAATATATACATGGCCGAATTGAATCGGGAACAAAACCACATGCAATTAAATTGTTACAATGTGGCAAGCGGTGAAAAAGTAAAAACACTTTTTGAAGAGTCTTCAGATACCTATGTTGAGCCGCTTTATCCCATTCAGTTTTCAAAAGTAAATCCAACCGAATTTTATTATCTGAGTCGCCACGATGGATGGTTTCATGTATACAAATACAACACCGATGGTGAATTGGTTCAGCAAATAACAAAAGGAGAATGGGAAGTAACAAACATGCTTGGTTTCGATGCAAAAGAAGAAACTCTGTTTATTGAAGCTACAATAGATGATCCGCTGCAAAATAACATTTATAAAGTGGATGTGAAAACGGGAAAAACAGAACGGCTTTCAACTGAAACTGGCGTTCATCGCGGAAATTTAAGCCCCGAAGCAACCTATCTCATTGATCGTTGGTCGGCAAATGAAGTGCCTGGAAAAGTTGATTTGTTTTCATCAAAAGGAGGGTTTGAAAGAATAATTTTCGAAGCAGAAAATCCCTTGGAGGAATATCAGTTGGGCGAAAACAAACTGGTAACCTTAAAAACCAAAGATGAAAAATATGATTTGCACGGACGCTTGATTCTGCCCGTAGATTTTGATCCTGCAAAAAAATACCCGGTTGTTGTATATGTTTATGGCGGACCGCACTCGCAACTGGTAACCAAGGGCTGGCACAACCAGGCACGTTGGTGGCAATATTATATGGCAGCACAAGGCTACATTGCATTTACGCTCGATAACCGCGGAACGTTAAATCGTGGTCGTGCTTTTGAAACTGCCATTCATCGTAAATTGGGCGAGCTGGAAACCGAAGATCAGATGCAGGGAATTGAATACTTACTTTCTCTTCCTTATGTTGATACCGACCGGATTGGTGTTCATGGATGGAGCTACGGTGGTTTTATGACCCTGAATTTAAAACTGAAACATCCCGATATTTTTAAAGTGGCTGTGGCCGGTGGTCCGGTAGTAGACTGGAGCATGTACGAGATAATGTATGGCGAGCGCTACATGGATATGCCGCAGGAAAATCCGGAAGGATATAATAATGCAGACATGAGCAATTACGTGATAAGTCTGGATGGAAAACTGATGCTTATTCATGGCGTACAGGACGAAACAGTAGTAATGCAGCACAGCATGAAATTTCTGCGCGAATGTGTAAAACAAAACAAACAGGTTGACTTTTTCGCCTACCCAGCTCATCCGCATAATGTCCGTGGTAAAGATCGCGTACATCTGATGGAGAAGGTAAGTCAGTATTTCTTCGAGAATTTGTAA
- a CDS encoding LysM peptidoglycan-binding domain-containing protein, with translation MKELVQNKPGSFIGLFMILLLLVPLVNSGQQSTINEGFENRLLKNIHQQVFEYPWNDAAFLPGKLELASRQTMKRKLKDAREYAYNPDKFEASFSALNNLSAPDKAIFIKSFYFYQPEIIKELVQAGLGEDLQYLPAVLSAFNTEAKSSFKRAGIWQLTHFQGVLNGLQINKLVDERINTEKATRAAVQELKKNETLFDDPQKAILAFVFGKTKIKNLCRRAGGDDCSVNELLAIAPEEMTDFMAAYQASAAFLSQNKFFYEQELPKTALAKVRLQTHFDQISAVLPISNNELWFLNPQYHYSIIPEKASITLPEEMKQDFLFLQDSIYKGVDSTLFEVVAQKIEYPPAPNRQYLGEKVKDLEIEGKTKIEYTIKSGDVLGFIAEDYDVRVADLKYWNNIYNERKIQAGKTLDIFVDDENAEHYRNLQQQTAKNEEPKTIVPNFGSGTLPGIVIPESSRKVEHIVKSGESPYVIAQKYDGVTPEKILEWNSISDARKIQIGQKLIIYVQ, from the coding sequence TTGAAAGAATTAGTACAAAATAAGCCAGGTTCTTTTATTGGACTATTTATGATTTTACTGTTGCTTGTTCCATTGGTAAATAGTGGGCAGCAAAGTACAATCAACGAAGGTTTCGAAAATCGGTTGTTGAAAAATATCCATCAGCAGGTTTTTGAATATCCCTGGAACGATGCTGCTTTTCTCCCGGGGAAGCTGGAGCTTGCTAGCCGGCAGACGATGAAACGAAAACTGAAGGACGCGAGGGAATATGCATATAATCCCGATAAATTTGAGGCTAGCTTTTCGGCTTTAAATAATTTATCTGCACCCGATAAGGCAATTTTTATCAAAAGCTTTTATTTCTATCAGCCGGAAATAATAAAAGAATTAGTCCAGGCAGGGCTAGGCGAAGATTTACAGTATCTGCCGGCGGTACTTTCTGCTTTTAATACCGAAGCCAAAAGTTCTTTTAAACGGGCAGGAATTTGGCAGTTAACACATTTTCAGGGGGTATTGAATGGTTTGCAAATTAATAAACTTGTAGATGAACGCATAAATACAGAAAAAGCTACTCGTGCAGCGGTTCAGGAATTGAAGAAGAATGAAACATTGTTTGATGATCCCCAAAAAGCCATACTGGCTTTTGTTTTCGGGAAAACCAAAATAAAGAATTTATGTCGCAGGGCGGGCGGTGATGATTGTTCGGTAAACGAATTGCTGGCAATTGCACCGGAAGAAATGACTGATTTTATGGCGGCTTACCAGGCATCTGCAGCATTTTTGAGTCAGAACAAATTTTTTTATGAACAGGAACTTCCAAAAACAGCGCTAGCAAAAGTACGCTTGCAAACACATTTTGACCAAATTAGTGCGGTGTTACCGATTTCAAATAATGAACTCTGGTTTTTAAATCCGCAATATCATTACTCCATTATACCTGAAAAGGCATCGATTACTTTACCTGAAGAAATGAAACAAGACTTTTTGTTTCTGCAGGATTCCATTTATAAGGGTGTCGACTCTACTTTGTTTGAGGTTGTAGCCCAAAAGATTGAATATCCACCGGCACCCAATCGTCAGTATTTGGGTGAGAAGGTAAAAGATCTGGAGATTGAAGGAAAGACAAAAATAGAATACACCATTAAATCGGGTGATGTGTTGGGTTTTATTGCCGAAGATTACGATGTGCGTGTGGCCGATTTAAAATACTGGAATAATATTTATAACGAACGAAAAATTCAGGCAGGGAAAACGCTCGATATTTTTGTCGACGATGAGAATGCGGAACACTATCGCAATCTTCAACAACAAACAGCAAAAAATGAGGAGCCCAAAACAATAGTTCCAAATTTTGGCTCAGGAACTTTACCGGGTATTGTTATTCCTGAGTCGTCGAGAAAAGTGGAGCACATAGTAAAAAGTGGTGAATCGCCTTATGTAATTGCACAAAAATACGATGGGGTAACACCCGAAAAAATACTGGAATGGAACAGCATCAGCGATGCACGTAAAATTCAAATAGGTCAGAAACTAATTATTTACGTTCAATGA